Proteins from one Leptospira bourretii genomic window:
- a CDS encoding acyl carrier protein, which yields MSKFLIITLFISISIAYFVFRYLRFKRKLKNEIENYKKNREYFSIEKLYEELNDEIFIKKDLFYNIINCIYEEFDLGIAGYLRLDDNLATDLSFIWKFYDEMKDIELIEALESNFNIKISNIDAENVKTVRDLIYLVNRKIV from the coding sequence ATGTCAAAATTCCTAATTATAACGCTTTTTATTTCAATATCTATAGCCTATTTTGTTTTTAGGTATTTAAGATTTAAACGCAAACTGAAAAATGAAATTGAAAATTACAAGAAAAATAGAGAATATTTTTCTATCGAAAAATTATACGAAGAGCTAAATGATGAAATTTTTATTAAAAAGGATTTATTCTACAATATTATAAATTGCATTTATGAAGAATTTGATTTAGGAATAGCTGGATACTTAAGATTAGATGATAATCTCGCTACCGACTTATCCTTTATCTGGAAATTTTACGACGAAATGAAAGATATCGAGTTAATTGAGGCATTAGAATCAAATTTTAATATAAAAATTTCCAACATCGACGCAGAAAATGTAAAAACAGTTAGAGATTTAATATATTTGGTGAATAGAAAAATTGTTTAA